AAGAGAACGCGCGCCTGGTCCGGGAGCTGGGCACGCGGACGGTGATGGCCGTCCCGCTCGCCGTCCGCGGGAAGATGATCGGTGTGCTCACCCTCTCCTCGGCGATCCCAGGCCTCGTGTACGGCCCCGCCGATATCGTGTTCGTGAGCGAGCTCGGGCGCCGGGCCGCGATCGCGCTCGAGAACGCACGGCTGTACGCGGACGTGCAGCGCGGCAAGGCGGAGCTGCGCCGGGCCAACGACGAGCTCGAGCAACGGGTGGAGGAGCGCACGCGCGAGCTCAAGCAGGCCCAGGCGCGGCTGGTGGACACGGCGCGCGAGGTGGGCATGTCCGAGGTGGCCTCCAACGTGCTGCACAGCGTGGGCAATGTGCTCACCAGCGCCATCATCAACCTGGAGACCATGTCGAAGGCGGTGGGCTCCTCTCGCATCGGCCGGTTGAAGCGGGCCACGGAGCTGCTGCTGGAGCACCGGGACACCCTGGCGGACTTCCTGGCCCCGGGAGCGCGCGGCAATTACCTGCCAGAGTACCTCTCAGCGGTGGCTGACGACCTCGCGGTCGAGCAGTCCCGCCTGCTGGAAGACATGGATGCGTTGGGCCGGCACGTCGAGCACATCCGCAAGATCGTCCATGTGCAGCAGAACTACGCCAGGACCGCGCTCATGCCGGAGGAGTGCGACCTGGTTCAGCTCATCGACGACGCCCTGCGCATCCAGCTGGCGGCGCTCCAGCGCCACGGGGTGACCGTCCGGCGTGAGCTGTCACAGGTACCCCGGCTGAAGGTGGACAAGCACAAGGTGCTGCAGATCCTCGTCAACCTCATCAGCAACGCGAAGGACGCCCTGGACGCGGTCCCCGAGGGGAGCCGCAACCTGAGCGTGCGACTCAGCGCGGAGGGGAAGCTGGCGCGCATCGAGGTGCGGGATGACGGAGGGGGAATCGCGCCGGAGGTGCGGGAGAAGCTCTTCGTGCACGGCTTCACCACGCGCAAGGACGGCCACGGCTTCGGACTGCACACCAGCGCGCTGGCGGCGCAGCTTCTCGGGGGGAGCCTCATGCTGGAGAGCGAGGGCCTGGGCAAGGGCGCCGTGGCCACGCTGGAGATTCCGCTCCCCTGAGCTTCACGAGGGCCTCATCCCACGCTCCGACAGGACAAGGGGGAGGATGGACGTGAAGATGAACGTGCTGCCCGGTTACACCCTGGACGAGCTCGTGCGTCGGGACGAGAGCGCTGTTCTCTACCGGGGAGTGTCCTCGGACGGGCGCCGCGTGATCGTCAAGACGCTGTGCTCCCAGCAGCCCTCTCCGAGAGAGCTCACGGAGCTCCGCCATGCGTTCGAGCTCGGGCGTGAACTCGACTCTCCGGCTGCGGTGCGCGCGCTGGCCTTGGAAACGGCTGGCAACCGCTCCTCCCTGGTATTCGAGAACAGTGGAGGCGGCGGGAATCGAACCCGCCGCCGGAGGCTTCCGGAGAGAGCGCTACAGAATGGAATGTCCCCCCTTCCGCCGCCTCCTGCGGGCGGCCGCGCCTGGAGCGATGGGAGCCCGAGTGGTGGCCCAGACACCCTGAGCCCACCTGGGATCAGCGCCCGCGCTGGCGGATGTAGTCGCGGGCCCCGGGTCCTTCTGGACCGTTGCCGGTCTTGATGTTCTCGGGGAGCTTGTCGAACAGGTTGGCTGCCCAGTTGGTCATCTTCCTGCCGGAGCGTGAAGTGGAACCCGTTTCTGGACCGCCCCGCCATCGAGGTCATCAACTGCCCCGGGTAGCGGACTGAGAGACGGGGACGCTCCGCCAGGCAGTGCCAGCCCGCTCAGGGCTTCGGCCAGAGCCGTACCCAATCGTCCTGGATGAGCTTGCCGCTCACCCGGTCGGTGCTGCCGCTCGCCATGAAGTCGCGGGGACCGCGCAGGGCGAGCGTCCCAGCCTCGAGCCACAACAACAACAGGACGCACGAGGCAAGCACCGGAAGTCTCCCGGCCAGCGAGGGGCGGCTGTCGGTGAATGCCTTCAGGGGCAGCAGGAGCAGCGGCAGCAGCGTGGGAAAGAGGACCAGCATGCCGCGCGTGTACCCGAAGAAGGCCAGGGTGATGAGCGCGCGGTGCAACAGCACCAGGGTGAACAGGCTGAAAACCCGGTGCGGCGCGCGCAACGAGAGCCCCGCTCCCACCAGGAGCAGCAGCGCGAGCGGCCACTTCAGCCAGGTGCTCTCCGGGACGAAGACATCCACCGGCGCACGGGCCCCCTCGAGTCCTCCAGGCAGGTTGGAGGCGCCATACCCCAGGCTCAGGCCGTCCAGCCAACGCCCCAGCTTGGCGGCCAGCAGGCGGACCGCGCCGGCCGGGTGCTCGCCCATCCATCGCAGGCCTTCCTCGTAGCCGTGCAGCAGCAGGTGGCGCTGGGAGGAATTCGCCGCGTCCAGCCACCCGTCCTGGCCGAGCCGGTTGACCAGGTCCGGCGTGAAGCCGCCCGTGGCTCCGGCGTGATTGGCCATGGCGAAGCTGATGGGGCCATAGACGGTAACCGGAGCCACCACCGGCAGCGGCTCGAGCTCCGGCGTGCGTGCGTTGAGTTCCTGGAGCACGCGCGCGTTGTGGAGCCCCCACGGCGCGAGCACCACCAGGGACACGCCCACCGCCCCCGCCCACCGCACGAGTTGCGCGCGCACCGGGGCCCGCCGGTCCCGGTGGAGCCAGGCGTAGACGAGGAGGAAGGGCCACAGGTGCAGGTGCTCGGCCCGGGTCAGCGCGCCCAGCCCCATCACCCCGCCCAGGAGCACCGCGCCCCGCCACGGCAACCCGCTCCGGTGCTCGAGCATCAGCCAGCACGTGGCCGACAGGAAGAGCACGTACAGCACCTCGTTGCTGTACGTCGTCGAGAGCACCAGCCATCCGAAGCTGGCCGAGAAGAGCACCGCTGCCAGCAGGCTCCACCCCACTCCGAGCACCCGGCGCCACCACCACCAGGTGAAGGCCACCGTGGCCGAGTTCAACAGCGCCAGGCTCAGCTTGTAGGGATGGGCGCTGCCTCTCGGCTCCCCCAGGAGCTGGTACAGCAGCCCGAGGCTCCAGGAGAACAACGGTGGGTGGTACGGGAGCGACGCCTGCGCGGGCCGCCCCCGGGCCCAGTCGAGGGCATAGGTATGGAAGAAGCGCGAGTCCCCGTAGAAGAAGATGGAGAACGGCCAGTTCCGATCCATCGACGCCTCGAGGAACAGCAGCCGCAGCACGAGGCTCAACAGGAACGTCCCGGCCACCCCCACGGCCACGGGGCGCCGCATCAGGAATCCAGGAACGCTGAAGCTTGACGGTTTCATGAAACCTCGTTGAGCCTTCCATCGCTATTTCTCATAGCTAGCTAGTAAACGCACTCCCAGCCAGGGCAGTATTCACGGCCCGTCCGGCTCTCTCCGTACGACGAGAGAAACGGGCGAATCCAGTCCCCCCGTAGGTCCAACCCAAGAGGTGTGACATGAAGCGTTTCATGGGCGCCGCAGCACTTGCCACCGTGCTGAGCTCCGGCGCGAGCTGGGCTGTGCATCCCGAGCATGGGCCGTCGCGAAGCGCCGTGGCCCGCAATGCCTTCTTCAATTCCGAGCTCTCCATCAGCTCGAACAACCTCGAGCTCGGTGAGGCCCGGGCGAAGAGGATGCTGGACCCCGCGAGGGAGCGGGCGTTGAGCGACTTCTTCCAGCGCTACGGGAAGGACACCAACGTCTACTTCGAGCCGCGCTCGGGAGCGGCCACCGGTATCCATACGCACATCCCGATGATCCCGGGCAACGGCCTGGACAACCGGGTGACGCTGAGCAACCTGGGCCAGAGCCTCGGCCGCGCGGTGTCCACGGTGGACGAGGCCCTGGTGGGCGAGCTCGTCGTCAAGTTCGCCCGCGATAACGAGGAGGTGCTGGGCATCGATGTGTCGCAGCTCGGCACGCCGCGCGTCACGCAGGTCACCGAGCACCTCTGGCAGGTCCACATCCCGCAGCAGCTCCAGGGCATCCCCGTGCGCGAGGGCCGGCTGGCGGCCACCATCAGCCATGGCAACCTCGTGCTCATCGGCACCGAGGGGTGGGCCGACGTGAAGATCCGCACCCTGCCGCTCGTCTCCGCGGATCAGGCGATGGAGCGCGGGCTGGGTCGCGCCGGGCTGGCCCACAGCCCGAAGTCCATCTGGAAGGACGCGAGCCTGGAGGTGGTGCCCATCTCGAAGGGTGAGGGTTACGGCCACAAGCTCGTCTGGACCTACGGCTTCCAGGACGAGGGGGACGATGCCACCTGGGAGGTGCTCGTCGACGCCCACACGGGTGAGGTGATCGCCCTCGAGGACAAGAACCAGTACCTCGACGCGTCCATCACCGGCGGCGTCTACCCGCTGACCAACACGGAGACCTGCCCGACCGACGGGACGTGCGGCACGATGCAGGCCAACTACCCCATGCCGTGGGCCAACACCGGCCTGGCGTCGCCCAACAACTACACCAACGGCGCGGGCGTCTTCAGCTACACCTCCGGAACCGTCACCACCACGCTGAGCGGCAAGTACATCGGCATCAGCGACAGGTGCGGTACTGTCAGCAACAACTCCACCACCGGCAACATCAACCTGGGCGGCACCAACGGCCAGCACGACTGCACCACGGGAAGCGGCTCCGCGGGCAACACCCCGGCGGCCCGTGCCGCGTTCTACGAGCTGAACAAGCTGGCGGAGCAGGCGCGCGGCTGGCTCCCCTCCAACACCTGGGTCAACGCGAAGCTCACCGCCAACGTCAACATCGCCAGCACCTGCAACGCCTACTGGAGCGCCGGGACGGTCAACTTCTACCGGAGCGGCGGCGGCTGCCGGAATACCGGTGAGATCGGCGCGGTGTTCGACCACGAGTGGGGCCATGGCATGGACGACAACGATGCCAACGGCACGCTGAGCGCCTCCAGCGAGGGGTACGCGGACATCGCGGCCATCTACCGGCTGCAGACCTCGTGCGTGGGCCACGGCTTCTTCGCCACGAGCAACAGGAGCTGCGGCATGACGGCGGATGGGACGGGCTACAACCAGAACGAGGCGCAGACGGGCGCGGCGCACTGCGATCTCAACTGCTCGGGCGTGCGCGACGCGGACTGGGCGCAGCACTCGGACAACACCCCGGACACTCCGCAGAACCACGTCTGTGTCCGGTGCACCACCTCCACTGGCCTGTGTGGCCGCCAGACGCACTGCGCCGCCGCGCCCACCCGCCAGGCCGCCTGGGACCTGGTGGCCCGCGACCTGCGCGCCGCCCCGTTCAACTACGACGCGAACACCGCCTTCATCGTCGGCAACAAGCTCTTCTACCAGGGCAGCGGCAACGTCGGCTCGTGGCACGCCTGTGACTGCACCGCCAAGACCTCCAGCGGCTGCGGCTCCACCAACGGCTACATGCAGTGGCTGGCCGCCGATGACGACAACGGCAACCTCAACGACGGCACGCCGCACATGACGGCCATCTACAACGCCTTCAACCGGCACAACATCGCCTGCGCCACCCCGGTGCCGCAGAACGGTGGCTGCTCGACCGGTCCCACCGCGACGCCCTCCGCCACGCTCACCCCCGGCACCCGCCAGGTGGCGATCTCCTGGACGGGCGTCACCAACGCCGCCAAGTACTGGGTGCTGAAGACCGAGGGCCACGCCGGCTGCAACTTCGGCAAGGCGCTCAAGGCCACCGTCACCGGCACGACCTGGACGGACACCGAGGTCCTCCCGGGCCGGCAGTACTGCTACTCCGTGGTGGCCGCCGGCTCGAGCAACGCCTGCTACACCCAGGCCAGCACCTGCTCCTGCGTCACGCCCAACTAATCCTCCTCGGCCCCGACGAATTCGAATCCCGTCGCCTCCACTCTTCAGGGCTCCAGGTTCTCCGGAACCTGGGGCCTTTTGTTTTTTCGGGGGAGCACTGGTGCCAAGGCGCCGGTCGCGTCCTTTGACACCATCGTATGCGCCGTTCCAAGAAGGATGTCGCTGGTCGCCCTTACGACTCGGCACGGGGACAAGTCCGTGTGACATGAAGGTGCAGGTTTAGCTCCCCTCGCGGGGCGGCGACGCCTCGGTGAACTGCAGACCGTGCGCCACTTTAACAAACACACGCGGCGCAGCGATCAACGGCTCCACTGAGCGGCTCGCGACGGATCCTGCCTTTCGCATCGAGCGGGAAGATATAGAAGAAGCGAAGTCTCGAAGCGGAGCCAGAGACCGAGCCCAGCCCATTGGCCAGGACGAGATAACGTTCCTTGCCCCACTCGAGTCCGAACGCCTGGTGTCCTTCTTCGAGCCAACCTCCGAAGGGAGCGTCGCGCGCCACCACGCGAAAGACTTTCGCTCCGAGGGTTCCAGCCCCTGCCTGTCATTGGCATGCAGGTGCGTGTTGGCGTGCAGGGGAAGCCCTCCAGCAAGGCGCACCGGGGTTGCTTTCGGGGAGGGGGCCGGACGTCCACCTCCGTCCAACGCAGCCGCTGCTGCAGCGAGTGCGCCTGCCAGGCCTGCAGCGCGTCCTCGGGCCCTTCGGCGGCGGCTGGCCCGGGCGCTGCGGTTGTCCGGCGCCCCCGCGGAGGCCTGTCAGGAGGCTCGGCGGGCCTGGACGGAGAGGGGCCCTGGCGCGCGGGTAGTCCTCGAGGCGCGGGCCGAGCTGGGGCCCTGCGCCCGCTAGCCCGTCGATTTTCCGCAACACGCTGGAGCGTCCTCAACACAGCTCGGAGTAGGGCAGGGGGCGGCGTAACTGGCCGGAACTCCTACGGAACCGCTCTCGACCGCTCTGGAGCGCTCTCGCAGGAAGCCTCCAGGTCGCTTCTGGAGGTGCGGGTTGCCGGCTCCCGGTGCGGGGCCGAGAACATTGCACTGCCGTTATTGGCGAATTGCCAATAATATGGCCCCATGGGTCCTCCGGTGCGTGCCGCGGTGCTGCAGGTGGTGAATGGTCCCTTTGCCATCGACGAGGTCGAGCTCGAGTCGCCACGGACGGGCGAGCTGCGGGTGCGGGTGACGGCGAGCGGCATCTGTCACACCGACCTCACCTACCGGGCGGGCGCGGGCCGCTTCCCGTTCCCCGCCGTGCTCGGCCACGAAGGCGCGGGCGTCGTGGAGGCCGTGGGTGACGGCGTGACGGACTTCGTGCCCGGCGACGCGGTGGTGCTCAGCTACTTCTCGTGCCGCGCGTGTGGCACGTGCGCACGCCGCCATCCCGCGTATTGCGAGCACGGGTACGCGGGGAACTTCTCCGGTGCCAGGCCTGATGGCTCCTTCCCCATGCGGTGGCACGGTGAGCCGATTCGCTCCAGCTTCTTCCACCAGTCCTCGTTCGCCACGCACGTGCTGGCGCACCAGCACAACGCGGTGAAGGTCGACGCGTCCGCGCCGCTGGAGCTGCTCGCGCCGCTGGGCTGCGGGTTCCAGACCGGCGCGGGCGCGGTGCTCGAGGCGTTCCGGCTCGAAGCCGGGCAGCAGCTCGCGGTGTACGGAGCGGGCGCCGTTGGCCTCGCGGCCATCATGGCGGCGCGAGTCGCCGGCGCGGCGCGCATCATCGCCGTGGACCTCCGCGCGGAGCGGCTCGAGCTGGCGCGCGAATTGGGCGCCACCGACACCTTCCTGGCGCACGAGCCCGAGCTCACGAAGACGATTCTGAAGCGAACCCGGGGCGGCGTGGACCTGGCCCTGGAGTGCGTGGGCTCACCCCAGGTGCTGCGTCAGGCGTTCGACGTGACGCGGCCCCTGGGCACCTGCGCGTTGCTCGGCCTGCCGGGTCGCGGCGCGGAAGTCTCGCTCCCGATGATCCCGCTCCTCTCTGGGAAGAAGCTGGTGGGCATCCTGGAGGGGAATGCCGATCCGAAGACCTTCATTCCGCGCCTGGTCTCCCTGCACGCGGAAGGACGGTTTCCCATCGAGAAGCTGAGCCGCCCCTATGCCTTCGAGGCCATCAACGACGCGGTTCACGACATGGAGACGCGCACGGCAATCAAGCCGGTGCTGCACATGCACGGAGGAAGGACGCCATGACCTTCGACGAAGCAGTGAAAGCAGGGAACATCAATACCGAAGCGGCGCTCGCGTTGTTCGACAGCCTGCCCACGTTGGAGCTCGCCTTCATGCGCGGCAAGTGGAAGGGCAGCGAGCTTCGGACGGGGCACCCGATGGACGGAATGCTCAGCGCGACCGGCTGGTACGGCAAGCAGTTCATCGACGCCGAGAGCGTGCACCCGCTGCTGTTCTTCACGGAGGACCGCGCGTCGGTGTTCCCGGTGGACCCACGCAAGTGGCCGTCGCCGAGGATTCAAGGCTTCGTGGGCCCGCACCGGGCCGACGTGGAGACCGGGCAGTTCAAGGCGCGGCTGCGCATGACGGAGTACCGCGGGAAGCTCAGCGCGACGATGATCTACGATGACCGGCCCACCCTCGACGTGTTCCGGAGGGTCGACGCGGACACGGTGCTCGGCGCGATGGATGCGCGAGGAATGGCGGCGCCGTACTTCTTCGTCCTGCGCCGCGATTCCGGCGTCCCTCCCCTTTCGGTGAGGGACGGCGCATAGGACTGCCAGAGGACTTTCGCGCAGGCGGCGGGTGCTACACCCGCTGCCCATTCACAAGAAGCGCTTGAAGAGGCCGAGCTTTCCGCCATAGGGCGGGTAGCGCAGCTTCATGTCGAGCGCGAGGGGCCGCTTCACCACGCTCTTCTTGTGACTGAAGGCATCGAAGCTGGCCTGACCGTGATAGCCGCCGAGCCCCGACTCGCCCACTCCTCCGAAAGGAAGCCCCTCGACGGCGAAGTGAACGCACACGTCGTTGGCGACCGCTCCGCCGCTCGAGGTCTCCCTGAGGACGCGCTCGTTCACCGCCGCGTCGCGCGCGAAGCTGTAGAGGGCGAGCGGCTTCGGACGGGAGCGCACGAAGCGGATGGCGTCGTCGATGCTCGGACAGTCGACGAGCGGGAGCAGGGGACCGAAGATCTCCTCCTGCATCAGCGGACTCGACAACGGTGCATCGGTGATGACGGTGGGCGCGAAGTAGCGGCTGGGCGCGTCGCGCTCGCCGCCGAAGGCGATCTGACCGTCGGCCGCGAGCGCGGAGATGCGCTCGAAGTGGCGAGGGCTGACGATGCGGCCATAGTCGCCGCTCGTGAGCGCATCGGCACCGTAGAAGCTTCTGACGGCTTTCTGGACCAGGTCGATGAAGCGGCCCTTGAGCTCGGGTGGAATGAGCACGTAATCCGGTGCGACGCATGTCTGTCCGGCGTTGACGTACTTGCCCCAGGCGATGCGTCGCGCGGTGATCTCCAGGTCCGCGCTTCTGTCGACAATGCAGGGGCTCTTTCCACCCAGCTCGAGAACGGTGGGCGTGAGGTGCCGGGCGGCGGCTTCGGCCACCACCCGGCCCACCTGGGTTCCACCGGTGAAGAAGATGAGGTCCCAGCGCTCCGCGAGGAGCGCCTGGCTCGCCTCCGAGCCCCCCTCGACGACCGAGACGACTTCCGCCGGGAAGGCCTCGCCCAGCATCCGCCTGAGCACATCCGAAGTCGCGGGTGACAGCTCGCTGGGTTTCAACACGGCCGTGCAGCCCGCGGCGAGTGCCCCGATGAGCGGCGCCATCGACAACTGGTAGGGGTAGTTCCAGGGCGAGATGATGAGCGTCACGCCGAGCGGATCCGCGTATTGGTAGGCCCGCGCCGGCTGGATGATGAGGGGCGCCGACCCCCGCCGCGGCTCCATCCACGCCTTCACGTTCTTGAGCGCGTTCTTGAGCTCGCCGTAGATGTTCCCGACCTCGGTGAGGTAGGCCTCCTCCGGACTCTTCGAAAGATCCGCCTTGAGGGCGGCGAGGATCTCCTCCTCGTACTTACGCGCCGCCCGGCCGAGCGCCTGCAACTGCTCCCGCCGCCAGTGGAGCGGGAGCGTGACTCGGGTCTCGAAGTAGGCACGCTGTTTTTCGACGAGCGCCTTCGTGTCGAGCGAAGGCGGAACGGCGGCGAGGGTGTTGAGACTCCGAGCCATGGGACTTCTCCTTCCGTGGGAGGGGGCTACTTCAGGAACTCGCCTCTTTCGGCCTTCGCGACGAGCGACGCGGGCGGCAGGAAGTGCTTCCCGTAGCGCTCCGCGAGCTCGCGCGCGCGGGTGACGAAGCCGCGCGGCCCCGTGCCGGTACGCCCTTCGTAGCCGTTGATGTATTGCACGACACCTCCCGTCCACGGCGGGAAGCCGATTCCGAGGAGGGAGCCCACGTTCGCGTCGGCGGCGGAGCGGAGGACGCCTTCGTCGAAGCACTTCACCGTGTCGATGGCCTCGGCGAACAGCATCCGCTCCTTCATGTCCTCGAAGGGGATGGTGTAACCGGGCCGGGTGTAGTGCTGGGCAAGCCCCGGCCAGAGGCCCGTGCGCTTGCCATCCACGTAGTCATAGAAGCCGCCTCCGGTGGAGCGGCCCTTGCGCTGGTACTGATCGATCATCGCGTCCATGACCGCGTAGCTGCCGTGGTCCATCCACGGCTGGCCAGCGGCCTCGGCGGCGGCCTTGGTCTCGAGGCGGATCTTTCGCGGCAGCGTCAACGTCAATTCGTCCACCAGCTGGAGCGGAGCCGCGGGGTAGCCCGCCTGGAGGCCCGCCTGCTCGATGGAGGCAGGCGAGATCCCCTCGCCCACCATGGCGATGGCCTCGTTGAGGAACGTGCCGATCACCCGGCTGGTGAAGAAGCCCCGGCTGTCGTTGACGACGATGGGCGTCTTTCCAATCTGGACCGCGATGTCGATGGCCTTCGCCAGCGTGGCGTCGCTCGTCGTCTTGCCCGCGATGAGCTCGAGCAGCGGCATCTTGTCCACCGGGGAGAAGAAGTGCATCCCGACGAAGTCGGCCGGCCGCTTCACGCCCTCGGCGAGCAGGGTGATGGGCAGGGTCGAGGTGTTGGAAGCAAGTACCGCGTCCGGGGCGACCACGCCTTGAATCTCCTGGAAGACCTGGTGCTTGAGCTTCACGTCCTCGAAGACCGCTTCGATGACCAGGTCACAACCCGCGAGCGCGGCGGCATCCGCGGCGGGGTGGATTCGCGCCAGGAGCGCGTCGCCCTTCTCCTTCGTGGACTTGCCCTTCTGGATGGCCTTCTCCACCAGCTTGACGGAGTACTGCTTGCCCTTCTCGGCGGAGGCGAGGCTCACGTCCTTGAGCACCACGTCGATGCCGGCCTTGGCGCACACATAGGCGATGCCGGCGCCCATCATCCCGGCGCCGAGGACACCGACCTTCTTCGCCGTGTGCTGCGGGAAGCCCTTCGGACGGCCGCCGCCCGACTTGATGTGCTGCATGTCGAAGAAGAACGCCTGAATCATGTTCTTCGCGACCTGGCCGGTGACGAGCTCGGTGAAGTAGCGCGACTCGATGGTGAACGCGGTGTCGATGTCCACCTGCGTGCCCTCGACGGCCACCGCCATGATGGCGCGCGGCGCGGGCATGTTCGCGCCCTTGAGTTGCTTGCGCAGGTTGGCGGGGAACGCGGGCAGATTCGCCGCGAGGGATGGCGAGGACGGGGTGCCGCCCGGAATCTTGTGGCCCTTCTGGTCCCACGGCTGCTGCGCCGTGGGGTTCGCCTTCACCCAGGCCCTGGCCGCGGGCAGGAGCGCGTCCACCGAGTCCACCACCTCGTGCACGAGGCCCAGTTCCTTCGCCTCCTGCGGCCGGTAGCTCTGGCCCTGGAGCAGGACCTTCATCAGCGCGTCCACGATGCCGAGCATGCGCACCGTGCGCACCACGCCTCCACCGCCGGGAAGCAGCCCGAGCGTCACCTCTGGCAGCCCTATCTGCACGCCCTTGACGTCGGCGACGATGCGCCGGTGACACGCGAGCGCGATCTCGAGCCCACCCCCGAGCGCCGCGCCGTTGATGGCCGCGACCACGGGCTTGCCCAGGGTCTCCAGCGTCCGCAGCTGCGCTTTGATCTCCTGTCCGAGCTCGAAGACCTGCTTCGCCTCGTCCTTCTTCACGTTGCGCAAATCGTTCAGGTCACCGCCCGCGAAGAACGTCTTCTTCGCCGAGGTGATGATGACGCCCGTGAGGGTGTCCTTCTCCTTGACCAGGCGGTCCACGGTCGCGCGCATGGACTTCACGTACGCGGCGTTCATCGTGTTGGCGGACTGGCCCGGATCATCCAACGTCAAGACCACGATGCCGTCGGCGTCTCGCTCCCAGCGGATGGTGTTCTGCTCGCTCATGGGTTCGCTCGAATGTTGTCGATAAAAAGAGGAGGAAGAGATTCAAACGCGCTCGACGAGGGTGGCCACGCCCATCCCGCCGCCGACGCACAGGGTGACGACCGCGCGGCGTGCCTTCCGCCGCTCGAGCTCGTCCACCACGGTCCCGAGAATCATCGCGCCAGTGGCCCCGAGCGGGTGGCCCATGGCGATCGCGCCACCGTTGACGTTGAGCTTCTCGCTCGGGATGGCGAGATCCTTCTGGTACTTGAGGACCACGGAGGAGAAGGCCTCGTTGAGCTCGAAGAGGTCGATGTCCCGGATGGAGAGGCCGGCAATGTCGAGCAGCTTCCGGGTGGCCGGAATCGGGCCGGTGAGCATGAGGGTCGGGTCCGCGCCGGACGTGGCGACGGCGACGATGCGCGCCCGCGGCGTGAGGCCGAGCTCCTTGCCGACCTTCTCCGAGCCCAACAGCACGAGCGCCGCGCCATCGACGATGCCGGACGAGTTCCCCGGCGTGTGCACGTGGTGGATCTTCTCCACGAAGTGGTACTTCTGCAGCGCCACCGCGTCGAAGCCGCCGGCCTCGCCGACCCCGGCGAAGGATGGGTTGAGCTGACCGAGCGAGGCCACGGTGGAGTCCGGACGCATCTGCTCGTCGCGGTCGAGCACGGTGAGGCCGTTCTGGTCCACCACCGGGACGACGGAGTTCTTGAAGTATCCGGCGGCCCAGGCCCTGGCCGCGCGCTCCTGCGACTGCGCGGCATAGCGGTCCACGTCCTCGCGGGTGAAGCCCTCCATCGTCGCGATCAGGTCCGCGGAGATGCCCTGAGGCACGAAGTAGGTGTCATAGTTGGTGGCGGGGTCCTGGGCCCAGGCGCCGCCGTCCGAGCCCATCGGGACGCGCGACATGCTCTCCACGCCACCCGCGATGACCAGGTGTTCCCATCCCGAGCGCACCTGCTGGGCGGCCATGTTCACCGCGGTCAGGCCCGAGGCGCAGAAGCGGTTGAGCTGGACTCCGCCGGTCGTCTCCGGGAGGCCGGCCGCGAGCACCAGGGTCCGGGCGATGTCCGCGCCCTGGTCTCCGACCGGGGAGACCACGCCGAGCACCACGTCGTCGATCCGCTGGGGATCCAGCTTCGGGTGACGCTTCTTGAGCGCATCCACCAGGCCGACGAGCAGCGATAGGGGCTTGATTCCGTGCAGCGCGCCCTTCTTGCCCTTGCCGCGGGGGGTGCGAACGGCGTCGAAGATGAAAGCTTCCTGGCTCACCGGGAGCCTCCTTGCGAAACGGTTGGAGTGGTTCAGAGGGAACGGGCGACGAGCTCTTTCATGATCTCATTCGCGCCGGCGAAAATCCGCAACACGCGGGTATCGGCGAACAGGTGGGCAATGGGGTATTCTTTCATGTACCCGTA
This is a stretch of genomic DNA from Archangium violaceum. It encodes these proteins:
- a CDS encoding ArnT family glycosyltransferase encodes the protein MKPSSFSVPGFLMRRPVAVGVAGTFLLSLVLRLLFLEASMDRNWPFSIFFYGDSRFFHTYALDWARGRPAQASLPYHPPLFSWSLGLLYQLLGEPRGSAHPYKLSLALLNSATVAFTWWWWRRVLGVGWSLLAAVLFSASFGWLVLSTTYSNEVLYVLFLSATCWLMLEHRSGLPWRGAVLLGGVMGLGALTRAEHLHLWPFLLVYAWLHRDRRAPVRAQLVRWAGAVGVSLVVLAPWGLHNARVLQELNARTPELEPLPVVAPVTVYGPISFAMANHAGATGGFTPDLVNRLGQDGWLDAANSSQRHLLLHGYEEGLRWMGEHPAGAVRLLAAKLGRWLDGLSLGYGASNLPGGLEGARAPVDVFVPESTWLKWPLALLLLVGAGLSLRAPHRVFSLFTLVLLHRALITLAFFGYTRGMLVLFPTLLPLLLLPLKAFTDSRPSLAGRLPVLASCVLLLLWLEAGTLALRGPRDFMASGSTDRVSGKLIQDDWVRLWPKP
- a CDS encoding PepSY domain-containing protein; this encodes MKRFMGAAALATVLSSGASWAVHPEHGPSRSAVARNAFFNSELSISSNNLELGEARAKRMLDPARERALSDFFQRYGKDTNVYFEPRSGAATGIHTHIPMIPGNGLDNRVTLSNLGQSLGRAVSTVDEALVGELVVKFARDNEEVLGIDVSQLGTPRVTQVTEHLWQVHIPQQLQGIPVREGRLAATISHGNLVLIGTEGWADVKIRTLPLVSADQAMERGLGRAGLAHSPKSIWKDASLEVVPISKGEGYGHKLVWTYGFQDEGDDATWEVLVDAHTGEVIALEDKNQYLDASITGGVYPLTNTETCPTDGTCGTMQANYPMPWANTGLASPNNYTNGAGVFSYTSGTVTTTLSGKYIGISDRCGTVSNNSTTGNINLGGTNGQHDCTTGSGSAGNTPAARAAFYELNKLAEQARGWLPSNTWVNAKLTANVNIASTCNAYWSAGTVNFYRSGGGCRNTGEIGAVFDHEWGHGMDDNDANGTLSASSEGYADIAAIYRLQTSCVGHGFFATSNRSCGMTADGTGYNQNEAQTGAAHCDLNCSGVRDADWAQHSDNTPDTPQNHVCVRCTTSTGLCGRQTHCAAAPTRQAAWDLVARDLRAAPFNYDANTAFIVGNKLFYQGSGNVGSWHACDCTAKTSSGCGSTNGYMQWLAADDDNGNLNDGTPHMTAIYNAFNRHNIACATPVPQNGGCSTGPTATPSATLTPGTRQVAISWTGVTNAAKYWVLKTEGHAGCNFGKALKATVTGTTWTDTEVLPGRQYCYSVVAAGSSNACYTQASTCSCVTPN
- a CDS encoding NAD(P)-dependent alcohol dehydrogenase; the encoded protein is MGPPVRAAVLQVVNGPFAIDEVELESPRTGELRVRVTASGICHTDLTYRAGAGRFPFPAVLGHEGAGVVEAVGDGVTDFVPGDAVVLSYFSCRACGTCARRHPAYCEHGYAGNFSGARPDGSFPMRWHGEPIRSSFFHQSSFATHVLAHQHNAVKVDASAPLELLAPLGCGFQTGAGAVLEAFRLEAGQQLAVYGAGAVGLAAIMAARVAGAARIIAVDLRAERLELARELGATDTFLAHEPELTKTILKRTRGGVDLALECVGSPQVLRQAFDVTRPLGTCALLGLPGRGAEVSLPMIPLLSGKKLVGILEGNADPKTFIPRLVSLHAEGRFPIEKLSRPYAFEAINDAVHDMETRTAIKPVLHMHGGRTP
- a CDS encoding DUF4334 domain-containing protein, translated to MTFDEAVKAGNINTEAALALFDSLPTLELAFMRGKWKGSELRTGHPMDGMLSATGWYGKQFIDAESVHPLLFFTEDRASVFPVDPRKWPSPRIQGFVGPHRADVETGQFKARLRMTEYRGKLSATMIYDDRPTLDVFRRVDADTVLGAMDARGMAAPYFFVLRRDSGVPPLSVRDGA